One Salvia splendens isolate huo1 chromosome 12, SspV2, whole genome shotgun sequence genomic window carries:
- the LOC121757259 gene encoding COP9 signalosome complex subunit 4-like → MESAFASASAITDQRQKIEHYKHILATVLSSNDVVQAKQFVDHMLSDDVPLVVSRQLLQAFAQELGRLEPEFQKEISHYTLNQIQPRVVSFEEQVLIIREKLAELYESEQQWSKAAQMLSGIDLDSGMRVIDDTFRLSKCVQIARLYLDDDDAVNAEAFINKASFLVSNSQQEVLNLQYKVCYARILDLKRKFLEAALRYYDISQIEKRKIGDEEIDEEALEQALAAAVTCTILAAAGPRRSRVLATLYKDERCSKLKIFPILQKVYLERILRKPEIDAFSEELKPHQKATLPDNFTVLDRAMIEHNLLSASKLYTNISFEELGTLLGIAPQKAEKIASRMICEDRMRGSIDQVEAVIHFEDEAEELQQWDQQIFGLCQALNEILDSMAKKGFPIPV, encoded by the exons ATGGAGAGCGCCTTTGCTAGCGCGTCGGCAATCACTGACCAACGCCAGAAGATCGAACATTACAAGCACATTCTTGCCACCGTCCTCTCTTCAAACGATGTGGTTCAAGCCAAACAGTTTGTCGACCACA TGTTATCCGACGATGTGCCACTTGTTGTTTCGAGACAGCTTCTGCAGGCATTTGCCCAGGAATTGGGAAGGTTGGAACCGGAGTTTCAGAAGGAAATTTCCCATTATACCCTCAATCAGATCCAACCCCGAGTTGTTTCGTTTGAGGAACAG GTTTTGATAATCAGAGAAAAACTGGCTGAATTGTATGAATCTGAACAACAATGGTCGAAAGCTGCGCAGATGCTTAGCGGCATTGACCTAGATTCTGGGATGAG AGTGATTGATGATACATTCAGACTTTCAAAATGTGTCCAAATTGCCCGCCTTTACCTAGAT GATGATGACGCTGTTAATGCAGAAGCTTTTATAAACAAAGCTTCTTTTTTGGTTAGCAACAGCCAGCAGGAAGTGCTGAATTTACAATACAAG GTTTGTTATGCTAGAATTCTAGATCTAAAAAGGAAGTTTTTGGAAGCTGCACTGCGGTATTATGATATTTCCCAAATTGAAAAACGGAAAATTGGAGATGA AGAGATCGATGAAGAAGCACTGGAGCAAGCTCTCGCTGCTGCTGTGACCTGCACAATTTTGGCAGCTGCTGGGCCTCGGCGTTCTCGAGTTCTTGCAACCCTTTACAAG GATGAACGGTGCTCTAAGCTAAAGATTTTCCCAATCTTGCAGAAG GTATACCTTGAGAGAATTTTGAGGAAACCTGAAATTGATGCATTTTCTGAAGAACTGAAGCCTCATCAG AAAGCAACTTTGCCTGACAATTTTACTGTTCTTGATCGAGCCATGATTGAGCATAATCTTCTTAGTGCTAGCAAACTTTATACAAATATTAG TTTTGAAGAGTTGGGCACATTGCTGGGTATTGCTCCTCAAAAG GCGGAGAAAATAGCCTCTAGAATGATCTGTGAAGATAGGATGAGGGGATCTATTGATCAG GTCGAAGCTGTTATTCATTTTGAGGATGAAGCCGAGGAGTTGCAGCAATGGGATCAACAG ATATTTGGCTTGTGTCAGGCTCTCAATGAAATTCTTGATAGCATGGCGAAGAAGGGTTTTCCCATTCCTGTCTAA
- the LOC121757260 gene encoding deoxyuridine 5'-triphosphate nucleotidohydrolase-like — MAGIHKLRPLVHLFKPHAAFTTIFILTCQNRKISSNSLKMARAAENPNHTSEIQEPLAKIQNGVFEAKPAAIALFLRVKRLSEKAVLPSRGSPLSAGYDLSSAVETKVPARGKALVPTDLSVAVPEGTYARIAPRSGLAWKHSIDVGAGVVDADYRGPVGVILFNHSDVDFEVKVGDRIAQLIIHQIVTPEVAKVGDIDATARGSGGFGSTGV; from the exons ATGGCGGGAATCCACAAACTCCGACCACTAGTTCATCTTTTTAAGCCCCACGCCGCTTTCACTACTATTTTCATCCTCACATGTCAAAACCGCAAAATCTCTTCAAATTCGCTCAAAATGGCTCGGGCGGCGGAGAATCCAAACCATACCTCCGAAATCCAAGAGCCATTGGCCAAGATTCAGAACGGTGTTTTCGAAGCTAAGCCCGCTGCAATCGCTCTGTTTCTGCGAGTTAAAAGGCTCTCAGAGAAAGCTGTTTTACCGTCCAGGGGTTCTCCTCTTTCCGCCGGCTACGATCTCTCTAG CGCCGTGGAGACGAAGGTACCAGCGAGAGGAAAAGCTCTGGTGCCAACGGATCTCAGCGTTGCTGTTCCCGAAGGAACGTATGCTCGAATCG CGCCGCGGTCTGGTCTGGCGTGGAAGCACTCGATCGATGTGGGGGCGGGAGTGGTGGATGCAGACTACCGGGGGCCGGTTGGGGTGATCCTTTTCAACCATTCCGATGTTGATTTCGAAGTGAAGGTTGGAGATAGAATAGCGCAGTTGATCATCCACCAAATTGTGACGCCGGAAGTGGCTAAGGTTGGCGATATTGATGCCACGGCTCGCGGCTCCGGTGGGTTTGGATCTACCGGCGTTTAG